A single region of the Bdellovibrio sp. GT3 genome encodes:
- the clpA gene encoding ATP-dependent Clp protease ATP-binding subunit ClpA codes for MMSRELERKLAEATELAKRHRHEFVTLEHILLVLSESPVMVEILEACAVNVQRLRTDLREHLKVGIPQITDEQLGSYGGFDSWNPEFTLACHRLIQRAAIQMKSAGRNQISEGSLLISLFYEQDSHATFALARQGLTQFDIINYVSHGITKDGKEHDSPPSAAPRSTDFNQESFEEGRGSPLESFCVNLNEKAKSGKLDPLIGREDVIERTIQVLCRRTKNNPLLIGEPGVGKTAVAEGLAQKIVNGDVPEKLKSAVIYSLDLGGLLAGTKFRGDFEGRLKAVVKEIAKRPHTILFIDEIHTIVGAGATSGGSMDASNLLKPALANGEISCIGSTTHQEYRQYFEKDRALNRRFQKIDINEPTNEDCIKILTGLRKAYEDFHHVKYTDAALRSAVELSQKHIHGKLLPDKAIDVLDEAGSHFRLKDNTDKELTIDIGEIEETIAKMTNLPIATISSTEKTQLRDLDKKLKALIFGQDEAIDRLVASIKFARSGLGRPNKPIGSFLFTGPTGVGKTEVCRQLAQIMGVHFERFDMSEYMEKHAVSRLVGAPPGYVGYEEGGLLTEAVSKHPYCVLLLDEIEKAHPDINNILLQVMDAGRLTDSNGRVADFKNAVIVMTSNAGAAETARGTIGFVEESRSGLSMDAIKKAFAPEFINRLDAVVSFRDLSDDMILKITQKFVDELKMVLLQKKVELNVSQDVIKWLMRKGFDKVYGARPLARTVDEHLKKALVDELLFGRLMDGGRVNVDLDKDVLRFQFSTTPNGGTGQKNQKQPVTT; via the coding sequence ATGATGAGCCGCGAGCTAGAACGAAAGTTAGCAGAAGCCACCGAGCTGGCAAAACGTCATCGCCACGAGTTCGTAACCCTGGAGCACATCCTGCTGGTTCTTTCAGAATCTCCGGTGATGGTTGAAATCCTGGAAGCCTGCGCGGTCAACGTGCAACGACTTCGCACGGACTTGCGCGAACACCTGAAGGTCGGCATCCCACAAATCACAGATGAACAATTAGGTTCCTATGGTGGTTTTGATTCCTGGAATCCGGAATTCACGCTGGCCTGTCACCGCTTGATTCAACGGGCCGCCATTCAGATGAAAAGTGCTGGCCGCAATCAAATCAGCGAAGGCAGTCTTTTAATTTCTTTGTTCTACGAACAAGATTCCCATGCGACATTTGCACTGGCCCGTCAGGGACTGACCCAGTTCGACATCATCAATTATGTTTCACATGGAATTACCAAAGACGGAAAAGAGCACGACTCCCCTCCGTCAGCAGCTCCACGTTCAACGGACTTCAATCAGGAATCCTTCGAGGAAGGTCGCGGATCTCCCCTTGAAAGTTTCTGCGTGAACTTGAACGAAAAAGCCAAATCCGGAAAACTCGATCCACTTATTGGCCGCGAGGATGTGATCGAAAGAACGATTCAGGTCCTGTGTCGTCGCACTAAGAACAATCCTCTTTTGATCGGCGAACCCGGTGTTGGTAAAACAGCGGTGGCAGAAGGCCTTGCTCAGAAAATAGTCAACGGCGATGTTCCTGAAAAATTAAAATCCGCCGTGATTTATTCCTTGGATTTGGGCGGCTTGCTTGCTGGCACCAAATTCAGGGGTGATTTTGAAGGACGCCTAAAAGCCGTCGTCAAAGAAATCGCCAAACGTCCCCACACGATCTTGTTCATTGACGAAATCCACACAATCGTCGGCGCCGGAGCTACCAGCGGTGGCTCGATGGATGCTTCGAATTTATTAAAACCCGCCTTGGCGAATGGTGAAATCAGCTGTATCGGCTCCACCACTCACCAGGAATACCGTCAGTACTTCGAAAAGGATCGTGCCTTGAATCGTCGTTTCCAAAAGATCGACATCAACGAGCCGACCAACGAAGACTGCATCAAGATTCTGACTGGATTGCGCAAGGCTTACGAGGACTTTCATCATGTGAAATACACAGATGCGGCCTTACGATCTGCCGTCGAATTGTCGCAAAAGCATATTCACGGAAAACTTCTGCCCGACAAAGCTATCGACGTCCTGGACGAAGCAGGATCGCATTTCCGTTTAAAAGATAACACAGACAAAGAACTGACTATCGATATCGGCGAAATCGAAGAGACTATTGCCAAAATGACCAACCTTCCAATCGCGACCATTTCTTCGACTGAAAAAACTCAGTTACGCGATTTGGATAAGAAACTCAAAGCACTGATCTTTGGTCAGGACGAGGCCATCGACCGCCTCGTTGCGAGCATCAAATTCGCACGCAGTGGTTTGGGCCGTCCCAATAAACCGATTGGCAGCTTCCTGTTCACTGGCCCGACCGGTGTCGGTAAAACTGAAGTATGCCGTCAGCTGGCGCAGATCATGGGCGTTCACTTTGAACGCTTCGACATGAGTGAGTACATGGAGAAACACGCGGTTTCAAGACTGGTCGGTGCGCCTCCGGGATACGTGGGCTATGAAGAAGGTGGTTTGTTGACGGAAGCCGTCTCCAAACACCCTTACTGTGTACTACTACTGGATGAGATCGAAAAAGCGCATCCGGATATCAACAACATCCTTCTGCAAGTGATGGATGCGGGTCGCTTGACGGACAGCAACGGTCGCGTTGCTGACTTCAAGAATGCCGTCATCGTCATGACCTCCAACGCTGGTGCCGCAGAAACTGCACGAGGAACAATCGGTTTCGTGGAAGAAAGCCGCAGCGGCCTTTCCATGGATGCGATCAAAAAAGCCTTTGCGCCAGAGTTCATTAACCGATTGGATGCCGTTGTTTCCTTCCGCGATCTTTCTGATGACATGATTTTAAAAATCACTCAGAAATTTGTCGACGAACTGAAAATGGTATTGCTGCAGAAAAAAGTGGAACTCAATGTTTCTCAGGATGTCATCAAGTGGTTGATGAGAAAAGGATTCGACAAGGTTTATGGTGCCCGTCCGTTGGCAAGAACTGTGGACGAACACTTGAAGAAAGCTCTGGTTGATGAACTTTTATTCGGTCGCCTTATGGATGGTGGACGTGTCAATGTGGATCTGGATAAGGACGTTTTGCGGTTCCAATTTAGCACCACACCGAATGGCGGCACGGGCCAAAAAAATCAAAAACAGCCAGTTACAACCTAG
- the htpX gene encoding protease HtpX encodes MAFFKRIGLFVLTNVMVIVTIGIVWSIVSRVLGLTGLNSYLPFMMAFCLVWGMGGAFISLLMSKWMAKMFHGVKIIEPNNSNPELRHLVNTVHDLARRAQLPKMPEVGIYESPDINAFATGPSKSKSLVAVSTGLLQRMNEKELEGVLGHEVAHIANGDMVTMTLIQGIVNAFAMFFSRILANLIAQNVDEKMRGIVHFACVIIGDIAFTFLGSFVVNYYSRKREFRADAGGAKYSSRENMIAALQKLRSVYDLPIPPEEGQTATLMISNRDKGGIAGLMMTHPPLEVRIEALQRGGRL; translated from the coding sequence ATGGCATTTTTCAAAAGAATCGGATTATTTGTACTGACGAACGTTATGGTTATCGTGACCATCGGTATCGTCTGGTCGATCGTAAGCCGCGTATTGGGCTTGACCGGTTTGAACAGTTACCTTCCATTCATGATGGCATTCTGTCTTGTTTGGGGTATGGGCGGCGCTTTCATTTCTTTGCTGATGTCCAAATGGATGGCAAAGATGTTCCATGGTGTAAAAATCATTGAACCAAACAACTCAAATCCAGAGCTTCGTCACCTTGTGAACACAGTTCACGATCTGGCTCGTCGCGCGCAACTTCCAAAAATGCCGGAAGTCGGGATTTATGAATCTCCAGACATCAACGCATTCGCAACAGGTCCTTCGAAAAGTAAATCTTTGGTAGCGGTTTCCACAGGATTGCTGCAAAGAATGAACGAAAAAGAGCTTGAAGGCGTGCTTGGTCACGAAGTGGCACATATCGCGAATGGTGACATGGTTACCATGACCTTGATCCAAGGTATCGTAAATGCCTTTGCGATGTTCTTCTCCCGTATCCTGGCAAATTTGATTGCGCAAAACGTGGACGAGAAAATGCGCGGCATCGTGCACTTTGCCTGCGTTATCATTGGTGATATCGCATTCACATTCCTGGGATCATTTGTGGTGAACTACTATTCTCGCAAAAGAGAATTCCGTGCTGACGCTGGTGGCGCAAAATACTCCTCTCGCGAAAACATGATCGCAGCTTTGCAAAAGCTTCGTTCCGTTTATGACCTGCCAATTCCACCAGAAGAAGGTCAGACAGCAACGCTGATGATCTCCAACCGCGACAAAGGCGGCATCGCTGGACTTATGATGACTCATCCACCGCTTGAGGTTCGCATCGAAGCGCTTCAACGCGGTGGTCGTCTGTAA
- the clpS gene encoding ATP-dependent Clp protease adapter ClpS, protein MADENGNRNNNYPYGSPDGEAGVQLVPKLDTPKMYKVILLNDDYTPMDFVVLVLRRFFAKSEEEATKIMLDVHKKGAGVAGVFSLEIAEMKVMQVNQFAQLNQNPLKSTLEEEP, encoded by the coding sequence ATGGCTGATGAAAACGGTAATCGGAACAACAACTATCCATATGGATCTCCCGACGGCGAAGCCGGGGTCCAGCTCGTCCCAAAACTAGACACTCCGAAGATGTACAAGGTCATTCTTCTTAATGACGACTATACCCCTATGGACTTCGTCGTTCTTGTATTGCGTCGGTTCTTCGCGAAATCAGAAGAAGAAGCCACGAAAATAATGTTAGATGTACATAAGAAAGGTGCCGGTGTTGCAGGAGTCTTCAGTCTGGAAATAGCTGAGATGAAAGTGATGCAGGTCAACCAATTCGCACAACTTAATCAGAATCCCCTTAAGAGCACACTGGAGGAGGAACCATGA
- a CDS encoding S8 family peptidase, translating to MFSRKWLLASGAVGVIFFGGLGTYLYISDSSPSRSQSSSKFSKKDGRLFENSKITSQTDKVEDEPSALFNDPAISQAWGLKKSDAARAWSVTRGDKDIVVAVIDTGIDVNHEDLSKNLWMNPGETGKDALGRDKATNGIDDDGNGFVDDVHGWNFVSNNNKLDDNHGHGTHIAGIIGAEAGNGKGIAGVSPEVSLMVLKYYDPKVPNTDNLKNTVAAINYAVKMGAKIINYSGGGTEFSQEEHDAVKEAEKKGILFVAAAGNERSNSDEHHYYPADYKLKNIISVTALDPTVQVLSSSNYGVETVDIAAPGQNIRSCLPGNSYGYMTGTSQATAFVSGAAVLVMANKQAFTAADVKKYILATGDAQTQLATKTRTSRQLNLYKALTILDQGVSASGVVTVNVDSMQKLGADPNEAPAGHAASEVSRFGRSLINAIGNGKPKPTRLGTKATDDESF from the coding sequence ATGTTTTCTCGCAAGTGGTTGTTAGCATCCGGTGCCGTCGGCGTGATCTTCTTTGGTGGATTGGGCACTTACCTGTATATTTCAGACTCCTCCCCGTCTCGTTCGCAGAGCTCCAGCAAGTTCAGCAAAAAAGACGGACGTCTTTTTGAGAATTCCAAGATCACTTCACAGACTGACAAGGTTGAAGACGAACCCAGTGCTTTGTTTAATGACCCTGCCATCAGCCAGGCTTGGGGTTTGAAAAAATCCGATGCGGCACGTGCGTGGTCCGTCACTCGTGGTGACAAGGATATCGTGGTCGCAGTTATTGATACGGGTATTGATGTTAATCACGAAGACTTAAGCAAAAATCTTTGGATGAACCCAGGTGAAACTGGCAAAGATGCTTTGGGGCGCGACAAGGCGACCAACGGCATCGACGACGATGGCAACGGTTTCGTGGATGACGTTCACGGTTGGAACTTTGTTTCCAACAACAACAAGCTGGATGACAATCACGGACATGGCACACATATCGCCGGTATCATTGGTGCTGAAGCTGGCAATGGCAAGGGCATCGCCGGTGTTTCCCCTGAAGTCAGCCTGATGGTTCTTAAGTACTACGATCCTAAAGTTCCAAATACCGACAACTTGAAAAACACGGTTGCGGCAATTAACTACGCTGTGAAAATGGGTGCAAAGATCATCAACTATTCAGGTGGCGGCACCGAGTTCTCTCAAGAAGAGCACGACGCTGTTAAGGAAGCCGAAAAGAAAGGTATTCTTTTCGTTGCAGCTGCTGGTAATGAGCGTTCCAACTCGGACGAGCATCATTACTACCCTGCAGACTATAAGCTTAAAAATATCATCTCAGTGACAGCCTTGGACCCGACAGTTCAGGTTCTAAGCTCGTCCAACTATGGTGTCGAAACCGTGGATATCGCAGCTCCCGGCCAAAACATTCGTTCGTGCTTGCCTGGCAACTCTTACGGCTACATGACCGGTACCTCTCAAGCGACAGCCTTTGTTTCAGGTGCAGCAGTATTGGTTATGGCCAATAAGCAGGCCTTCACGGCGGCTGATGTTAAGAAGTACATCCTGGCAACAGGTGATGCGCAAACTCAGCTTGCAACCAAAACACGCACTTCCCGTCAGTTGAATCTATATAAAGCTTTGACGATTTTGGATCAGGGCGTGTCGGCTTCAGGCGTGGTCACAGTAAATGTGGATAGCATGCAAAAGTTGGGTGCTGATCCGAATGAAGCTCCTGCGGGCCATGCCGCCAGCGAGGTCAGCCGCTTTGGTCGCTCTTTAATCAATGCGATTGGCAACGGCAAACCCAAGCCAACTCGTCTGGGCACCAAAGCCACAGACGACGAAAGCTTCTAA
- the lnt gene encoding apolipoprotein N-acyltransferase — MMKKAVQLFKHKAIDLRWALLSGILVGTSYIPLPPWALLFCYAPLWISVSGNNSSAPLKKAFWSGWCTQFTLTAIGFHWIAYTAHEFGAMPWVISFAALLLFCAFMHLYIPAATTLGVFLKKKFNLSQTQTLFTIALSHALLERIWPVIFDWNLGYTLLAAHIPAYQWADVIGFAGLSAVVLLLNAWVASIWVGFKKSFHSFGQITALLVLLIALVAGGHFHKSTWDHFDREFKATIIQANIGNSDKIQAEQGRGAQDFITRKFTAMTLEAAQKFPDTELFVWPETAFPDYLDQRLLNRKHSQTLARELVNLQQPILAGAYSRSPVVDPHRDEATFNALFLIDGRGNNLDSPYLKTNLLAFGEYLPLSEKFPIMLKWLPFISNFGRGTGPRALNWNHKDDTIRLGGQICYEGLDPAFSRGLAAANSDILVNVTNDSWFGRTFEPLQHMYMTLARGIEVRRPLIRSTNTGISTVMLANGDLQQTSPLHEEWTGQFTVKYLKNAPATAYVKWGHYDWFVLLLALFGIVLIGALNARSRRP; from the coding sequence ATGATGAAGAAAGCCGTTCAATTATTCAAGCACAAAGCCATCGATTTACGTTGGGCATTACTCTCGGGAATTTTGGTGGGAACAAGCTACATCCCGCTTCCACCATGGGCTTTGCTGTTTTGCTATGCTCCTCTGTGGATTTCAGTCTCTGGAAATAATTCCTCCGCCCCTCTGAAAAAGGCCTTCTGGAGCGGCTGGTGCACGCAATTCACTCTGACAGCAATTGGTTTTCACTGGATTGCCTACACAGCGCATGAATTCGGCGCAATGCCTTGGGTGATTTCCTTCGCAGCACTGCTGCTTTTTTGTGCTTTCATGCATCTCTACATTCCTGCGGCGACCACTTTGGGAGTATTTCTAAAAAAGAAATTCAATCTCTCGCAAACTCAGACTTTATTCACGATCGCCTTGTCCCATGCTCTTTTGGAGCGCATCTGGCCGGTCATTTTTGATTGGAATTTGGGCTACACACTTCTTGCGGCCCATATTCCGGCCTATCAATGGGCCGACGTGATTGGCTTTGCCGGCTTGTCAGCAGTAGTCTTGCTACTAAATGCCTGGGTGGCTTCAATTTGGGTCGGCTTCAAAAAGTCTTTTCACAGTTTTGGCCAGATCACCGCACTGCTTGTACTTTTGATTGCCTTGGTCGCAGGTGGCCATTTCCATAAGAGCACATGGGATCATTTCGATCGCGAATTCAAAGCCACAATCATTCAAGCCAACATCGGGAACTCCGACAAGATTCAGGCCGAGCAAGGCCGTGGCGCCCAGGACTTCATCACGCGCAAATTCACGGCGATGACTCTGGAAGCTGCACAAAAGTTCCCTGACACTGAATTGTTTGTCTGGCCGGAAACGGCTTTCCCCGATTACCTGGATCAACGCCTCTTAAATCGCAAGCACTCGCAAACTCTGGCTCGCGAACTGGTAAACCTGCAGCAGCCAATTCTGGCCGGGGCCTACTCGCGCAGCCCGGTTGTTGATCCGCATCGCGATGAAGCCACTTTCAATGCCCTGTTCCTGATTGATGGACGTGGAAACAACCTCGATTCTCCTTATTTGAAGACGAACCTTCTGGCGTTTGGAGAGTATCTTCCGTTAAGCGAAAAATTCCCGATCATGCTTAAATGGCTGCCTTTCATTTCAAACTTTGGACGCGGCACAGGTCCGCGGGCCCTGAATTGGAATCACAAAGACGACACCATTCGCCTGGGTGGTCAGATTTGCTATGAAGGATTGGATCCCGCCTTTTCCCGCGGCTTGGCGGCAGCGAATTCTGACATTCTGGTGAATGTTACAAATGACTCTTGGTTCGGGCGCACCTTTGAGCCCTTACAACACATGTACATGACGCTGGCGAGAGGGATTGAAGTCCGTCGCCCACTGATTCGTTCAACCAACACCGGGATTAGCACGGTGATGCTGGCAAACGGTGACCTTCAACAAACTTCCCCACTTCATGAAGAGTGGACAGGACAGTTTACGGTAAAGTATTTGAAAAATGCACCAGCCACCGCCTATGTTAAATGGGGCCACTATGATTGGTTCGTTTTACTGCTCGCGCTTTTCGGCATTGTTCTAATTGGAGCCCTGAATGCAAGATCTCGTCGTCCTTGA
- a CDS encoding transglycosylase SLT domain-containing protein: MPRFFITLSFLSVLMGCATTSRQDTRFEKRLIPQDNPEWVRLYLEANTKKKSDPKVACDNYKQLSSLHELPIHDLALLRAYEVCASEVKLNPLPETINPWYAELFADIKLKASAATTDLKDDAEAYLAKAAVETNKKKKEDYLLKALENAQKLQSPELITEAQEQLYANSPRLNPAPEFKDLSAVAMDQRFNREFDPALATYRKILSNKEASNEDKFQATKNVRMTYKVAQRKQDYVNATTELSNTTKKQYLANKKDRKALARYHDAQVLLAKTLWTEDQTTLAYKTLTATNRELRGLYPMDEVYFIKGRIEEEKGNFEKALEFYEESYKQPVSQAGLRDKLAWMKSWNYYKLQRFDEASKNLEQMRDTVKDSSDKMKAKFWLGRSLKNQGKATESTTELESLIKEDPLGYYGMMAYRELNREYPAIKASSQNSANATVLGINELQGRLRLQIEWLITVNEKKFAEKALNQASDDLKKENVTDETTWLTMFSGYARAGLYLPLFSTLGSLQPEVKDRLLNDHPELLFPQPYGDIVAAASTKSGIPQEFIYGIIRQESAFDPEARSPVDAFGLMQLLPSVSKNLASTYGLQYKEALDLYKPEINIPLGAFELKNLMKKYDNQYILAVSGYNANDSAIRGWLKTRFRSDAVEFIEEVPYEETRAYIKLTMRNYVFYNRLLHPSQTTRFPEELLNFKK, encoded by the coding sequence ATGCCTCGTTTTTTTATTACCCTCTCATTTTTATCAGTTCTTATGGGTTGCGCGACCACTTCGCGCCAAGACACTCGCTTTGAAAAAAGATTGATCCCCCAGGATAATCCTGAATGGGTTCGACTTTACCTGGAAGCAAACACCAAAAAGAAATCAGACCCCAAAGTGGCATGCGATAACTATAAACAGTTATCAAGCCTTCACGAGCTGCCTATTCATGATCTGGCACTACTACGCGCTTATGAAGTCTGCGCGTCTGAGGTAAAACTAAATCCGCTGCCTGAGACTATCAATCCGTGGTACGCGGAACTTTTTGCTGATATCAAACTAAAAGCTTCTGCCGCAACGACCGACCTAAAGGATGATGCCGAGGCCTATCTGGCCAAAGCGGCCGTTGAAACCAATAAAAAGAAAAAAGAGGACTACCTCTTAAAGGCTTTGGAGAACGCTCAGAAACTACAATCTCCAGAGCTTATCACGGAAGCTCAAGAGCAGCTGTATGCGAACTCTCCCCGTTTAAATCCTGCTCCGGAGTTTAAGGATTTAAGTGCGGTTGCCATGGATCAACGCTTTAATCGTGAATTTGACCCGGCATTGGCGACTTATCGTAAAATCCTATCCAACAAAGAAGCCAGCAACGAAGACAAGTTTCAAGCAACCAAAAATGTTCGCATGACCTACAAGGTGGCCCAGCGCAAGCAGGACTACGTCAATGCTACGACGGAGCTTTCGAACACCACAAAGAAACAATATCTGGCAAACAAAAAGGACCGCAAAGCTCTGGCACGATACCACGACGCTCAAGTTTTGTTGGCCAAGACATTGTGGACTGAAGATCAAACCACGCTCGCTTATAAAACTTTGACAGCAACCAACCGCGAACTTCGTGGCTTGTATCCGATGGATGAAGTTTATTTTATCAAAGGTCGCATCGAAGAGGAAAAAGGGAACTTCGAAAAAGCTCTGGAGTTCTACGAGGAAAGTTACAAGCAACCGGTCAGTCAGGCTGGCTTGCGCGATAAGCTCGCATGGATGAAATCCTGGAACTACTACAAGCTGCAACGCTTTGACGAGGCCTCTAAAAACCTTGAGCAAATGCGTGATACTGTCAAAGATTCATCTGACAAGATGAAAGCGAAGTTCTGGTTGGGCCGGTCACTCAAGAACCAAGGTAAAGCTACTGAATCCACAACCGAGCTGGAAAGCCTGATTAAAGAAGATCCTTTGGGTTATTATGGCATGATGGCCTATCGTGAGTTGAATCGCGAATATCCAGCCATCAAAGCCAGCTCTCAAAATTCAGCCAATGCCACAGTGTTAGGTATAAATGAATTGCAAGGCCGCCTGCGCCTGCAAATTGAGTGGCTGATCACAGTGAACGAAAAGAAATTTGCAGAAAAAGCCCTGAACCAGGCTTCTGATGATCTTAAAAAAGAAAATGTCACTGACGAAACAACATGGCTGACAATGTTCTCGGGTTACGCTCGTGCGGGACTTTATCTCCCGCTTTTCTCGACACTGGGTTCCCTGCAACCAGAGGTTAAAGATCGCCTGCTTAACGACCATCCGGAACTTTTATTCCCTCAGCCCTACGGCGATATCGTGGCTGCAGCTTCCACGAAGAGTGGTATTCCTCAGGAGTTCATTTACGGAATCATTCGTCAGGAATCAGCGTTCGACCCGGAAGCCCGCAGCCCTGTGGATGCCTTTGGATTGATGCAACTCTTGCCAAGCGTTTCTAAGAATCTGGCCAGCACCTATGGCCTTCAGTACAAAGAAGCCTTAGACCTGTACAAACCAGAGATCAATATCCCCTTGGGGGCCTTTGAACTTAAAAATCTGATGAAGAAGTACGACAATCAGTACATTCTGGCAGTTTCAGGCTACAACGCCAATGACTCCGCTATCCGTGGCTGGTTGAAGACTCGCTTCCGCTCTGATGCCGTGGAGTTTATCGAGGAAGTGCCTTACGAGGAAACCCGCGCGTATATCAAGCTTACGATGCGCAATTATGTGTTCTACAATCGCCTGCTGCATCCTTCCCAAACCACTCGTTTTCCTGAAGAACTATTGAATTTCAAAAAGTGA
- a CDS encoding type IV pilin protein has protein sequence MKRTTRTSQAGFSLVELMVVVAIIGVLASIAVPAVNKYIAKARQSEAKTNLASLYTSEKAFFSEYTTYDSRFQAIGYSPEGQLRYNVGFSAAHTIATAAANGFATPVTVAATNTGTFCLGIAVAMPTNGTGPGCKMLAPANGTATISALPATAGTGNTFRAAAAAVIHSSSGAPIDQWTMTDMKVLSNTVNGIP, from the coding sequence GTGAAAAGAACTACTAGAACGTCACAGGCGGGTTTCTCCCTAGTGGAGTTGATGGTCGTCGTGGCGATTATCGGGGTGTTGGCATCAATCGCAGTGCCAGCAGTTAATAAGTACATCGCGAAAGCGCGTCAGTCAGAAGCAAAGACAAACTTGGCTTCGTTGTATACTTCAGAGAAAGCATTCTTCTCCGAGTATACGACTTACGATTCTCGTTTCCAAGCGATTGGCTATTCTCCTGAAGGTCAACTTCGTTACAATGTTGGCTTTTCAGCAGCACACACAATTGCGACAGCAGCAGCGAACGGTTTTGCAACACCTGTAACAGTTGCAGCAACAAATACTGGTACATTTTGTTTAGGTATTGCGGTTGCAATGCCAACGAATGGTACGGGCCCTGGCTGCAAAATGCTAGCTCCAGCGAATGGTACGGCAACAATTTCCGCATTGCCTGCAACTGCCGGAACTGGCAATACGTTTCGAGCAGCAGCGGCAGCAGTTATTCATAGTAGCAGCGGTGCTCCAATTGATCAGTGGACTATGACTGATATGAAAGTGCTTTCAAATACAGTAAATGGTATTCCATAG